In the Topomyia yanbarensis strain Yona2022 chromosome 3, ASM3024719v1, whole genome shotgun sequence genome, one interval contains:
- the LOC131689277 gene encoding importin-7, producing the protein MDNAKICELLRATIEPTQRLQAEEQLNQVHKIIGFLPSLLQVIMQNDVDNPVRQAGAIYLKNLITSSWQDREAETGNPIPFSIHEQDRAMIRDTIVEAIVLAPDIIRVQLCVCINNIIKNDFPGRWTQVVDKISIYLQNRDVNGWNGALLCMYQLVKNYEYKKSAERAPLTEAMNLLLPQMYNLMLNVINDPSEQSVLMQKQILKIYYALTQYALPLEVITKEIFSNWMEICRQILDRPAPDSTHIDEDERPELPWWKAKKWASHIVLRMFERYGSPGNVVSKDYNEFADWFLPTFTSGLLNVLLKVLDQYRNKIYVSPRVMTDTLNYIKHAVSHAHSWKMLKPHFIAIIQDVIFPLMSYSEADEELWEADPIEYIRQKFDVFDDYTTPVPAAETLLHNCCKTRKGVLPQVMQIIMQIINAPNLNAKQKDGALHMVGSLADVLLKKKVFKEQVESLIMQYVFPEFNSPHGHLRARACWVLHYFSEIKLKNQQVLAEIMRLTSAALLNDKELPVKVEAAVALQMFLISQDNASKYLENQIKEVTMELLKIIRETENEDLTNVLQKIVCTYSDQLLPIAVDICQHLATTFSQVLEADENSDERAITAMGLLNTMETLLSVMEEHPQVMLSLHPIVLQVVGHVLQHNVNEFYEEAFSLVYDLTSKSVSPDMWKLLEIIYQLFQKDGIDYFVDMMPALHNYITVDTPAFLSNQNHVLAMFNMCKTILTGNTTEEAECSAAKLLEVIILQCKGRIDECIPSFVELALTRLTREVKTSELRTMCLQVVIAALYYNPQLLLQVLEKIPLPVSNESIASHFIKQWIHDSDCFLGIHDRKLCVIGLCTLMSLGDGKPAVLSELSEKIIPTLILIFDGLKRAYAARAAEGEEEESEDDDDDLEDGISSDEDEVDEMGPSYFERVAKMAQDKAADQGFELTATIKDADSDDEDDDDDDDDSGDEMDETALEGFTTPLDDDDNPECVDEYIAFQEVMTNLPSADPNWYNMLTRNLSADDAKALQEILVLAEQKKAAKRSKEIENSGGYQFTQHQIPSSFNFSGQ; encoded by the exons ATGGATAACGCTAAGATATGCGAATTACTGCGTGCTACAATCGAACCAACGCAGCGGCTGCAGGCGGAGGAACAATTGAATCAG GTCCATAAAATCATAGGCTTCCTGCCGAGTCTACTGCAGGTGATTATGCAAAATGACGTAGACAACCCAGTTCGACAGGCGGGTGCCATCTATTTGAAGAATCTGATAACCAGTAGCTGGCAGGACCGGGAAGCGGAAACAGGCAATCCGATTCCTTTCTCTATCCACGAGCAGGATCGGGCTATGATCCGGGACACGATTGTCGAAGCTATCGTGCTGGCTCCCGACATAATTCGTGTACAGCTGTGTGTCTGTATTAACAACATTATCAAGAATGACTTCCCCGGACGGTGGACGCAAGTGGTGGATAAAATTAGCATCTATCTGCAAAATCGAGATGTTAATGGATGGAATGGAGCTTTGTTGTGCATGTATCAATTGGTTAAGAATTACGAGTATAAAAAATCTGCTGAAAGGGCCCCACTCACTGAGGCCATGAACCTGTTGTTACCGCAGATGTACAACCTGATGCTAAACGTAATCAACGATCCATCCGAGCAGAGCGTGCTTATGCAGAAACAAATTCTGAAAATTTACTACGCCCTAACTCAGTACGCTTTACCGCTGGAGGTCATTACGAAGGAAATTTTCTCCAACTGGATGGAAATTTGCCGACAGATTTTAGATCGTCCCGCTCCAGATTCTACGCACATCGATGAAGACGAACGACCGGAGCTGCCCTGGTGGAAAGCCAAGAAATGGGCGTCGCACATCGTTCTCCGAATGTTCGAACGCTACGGCAGTCCTGGAAACGTCGTATCGAAAGACTACAACGAGTTTGCTGACTGGTTCCTGCCGACATTTACCAGCGGGCTGCTTAATGTGCTGTTGAAAGTTTTGGATCAGTACCGGAACAAAATTTACGTCTCGCCGAGGGTGATGACCGACACGCTCAACTATATCAAACATGC CGTCTCCCATGCTCACTCGTGGAAAATGTTGAAACCTCACTTCATCGCCATCATCCAGGACGTAATATTTCCTCTCATGTCATACTCGGAAGCGGACGAGGAACTGTGGGAAGCCGATCCAATCGAGTACATCCGGCAGAAATTTGATGTGTTTGATGATTACACCACTCCGGTTCCGGCTGCCGAAACGCTGCTCCACAACTGTTGTAAAACGAGGAAAGGTGTCCTACCTCAGGTTATGCAGATTATTATGCAAATTATCAATGCTCCGAACTTGAACGCCAAACAAAAGGACGGTGCCCTCCATATGGTTGGTTCGCTAGCGGATGTACTGTTGAAGAAGAAGGTCTTCAAGGAACAGGTCGAGAGCCTTATCATGCAGTACGTGTTTCCGGAGTTTAATAGTCCACATGGCCATCTACGTGCTCGAGCCTGCTGGGTGTTGCATTACTTCAGCGAAATTAAGTTGAAAAATCAACAGGTTCTGGCGGAAATTATGCGACTTACTTCTGCTGCTTTGCTGAACGACAAAGAGCTTCCCGTCAAGGTGGAAGCTGCGGTTGCCTTACAAATGTTCCTCATCTCGCAAGATAACGCGTCCAAGTACTTGGAGAATCAGATCAAGGAAGTAACTATGGAACTGCTAAAAATAATCCGCGAAACCGAGAACGAAGATCTAACCAACGTTCTGCAGAAAATTGTTTGCACCTATTCGGACCAGCTGCTTCCGATTGCAGTCGATATCTGTCAGCATTTGGCCACCACATTCAGCCAAGTGCTGGAAGCGGATGAAAATTCCGACGAACGGGCCATCACAGCTATGGGTCTACTGAACACGATGGAAACGCTGCTTAGCGTAATGGAAGAACATCCGCAAGTGATGCTGTCGCTGCATCCCATCGTTCTGCAGGTCGTTGGCCATGTACTGCAGCATAATGTGAACGAGTTCTACGAGGAAGCGTTTTCGCTGGTGTACGATCTGACCTCGAAATCGGTATCGCCCGACATGTGGAAGTTACTTGAGATTATCTACCAA CTTTTCCAGAAGGATGGAATCGACTACTTCGTAGATATGATGCCAGCCTTACACAATTACATAACTGTCGATACACCTGCATTTTTGTCAAATCAGAATCACGTCCTGGCCATGTTCAACATGTGCAAAACG ATATTGACCGGCAACACAACGGAGGAGGCAGAGTGCAGTGCCGCCAAGCTGTTGGAGGTAATCATCCTTCAATGCAAAGGTCGCATCGATGAGTGTATTCCAAGCTTCGTTGAGTTGGCACTCACTCGACTAACACGCGAGGTGAAAACTTCCGAACTTCGAACGATGTGTTTACAG GTCGTCATTGCCGCTCTTTACTACAACCCGCAACTGTTACTGCAAGTTCTCGAAAAAATCCCCCTCCCGGTCAGCAACGAATCGATAGCGTCACACTTTATCAAACAATGGATACACGATTCGGATTGTTTCCTAGG AATCCATGACCGTAAGCTTTGCGTGATCGGCCTGTGCACTCTGATGTCCCTCGGAGACGGCAAACCGGCGGTGTTGAGTGAGCTAAGTGAAAAGATCATTCCTACGCTGATACTAATATTCGACGGATTGAAGCGTGCGTATGCGGCCCGTGCTGCCGAGGGCGAGGAAGAGGAAAGCGAGGATGACGACGACGACCTGGAGGATGGCATTTCCAGTGACGAAGACGAGGTGGATGAAATGGGACCGTCGTATTTCGAACGCGTTGCCAAGATGGCACAAGACAAAGCCGCCGATCAGGGTTTCGAGCTGACCGCCACTATTAAG GATGCTGATTCCGACGACGAGGAtgacgacgatgacgatgacgaCTCTGGTGACGAAATGGATGAAACGGCACTAGAAGGATTCACCACCCCACTGGACGACGATGATAACCCAGAATGTGTGGATGAATATATTGCCTTCCAGGAAGTGATGACCA ATTTACCAAGCGCCGATCCAAACTGGTACAACATGCTTACCAGAAATTTGAGTGCGGACGATGCGAAAGCACTGCAAGAGATTCTTGTACTGGCCGAGCAAAAGAAAGCAGCTAAACGTTCCAAGGAGATTGAAAATAGCGGAG GATACCAATTCACCCAGCATCAGATTCCAAGTTCGTTCAACTTTAGTGGTCAGTAG